The Rhodoferax ferrireducens T118 DNA segment CAGTTGGGTCGTCAGCCGGTCGATGACCGGGCCGCTGCTGCCATCGGGCAGATCGGCGCTGTAACCCGGCGGCGCGCGCCAATAGGTGGCAAAGTCGCCGCGCCAGAGTCGACCCAGCGCAACCAGCCTGACACGGTGCAGGGTGGGCCCCACCTGCAGCGTGGCGGTCTGCTCGCTCAGGCCCACCAGCAGGGCATACACCGGTGGTGCGCTGTTATCGGCCTGCAGTGTCAGGATGCCGGGGCGCCCCAGCTGGCGCAGCAGCGGCAGGCTGAGCTGGCTGGTGCGGTAGCACAGGAGCTCTTGCGCGGCGGCCGCCAGGCAAGGATCGCCGTCGCCAGCGCCGGCTTGGGCCGGCAGCTTCCAGCGGCTGGCCAGCGCACGCCAGGCGGTGTTGATGTCGCGCGGCAGTTGTTCCAGCAGGGGCTCAATCTCTTCGGGCTTGCCTGGCAGCAGCGCTGCCGCCGCGCGCGGTGCCGGCGCGGCAACGGGTGCGGCTGACACGCGGGCCGGGGCTGGCGGCTGCGCCGGTTGCTGAGGTCGCCACAGCAGCCAGCCGGCCAGCGCGACACCGATCGCCAGGCTCAGGCCGCCCAGAGCGTAGGCGGTGCGCTGCGGGCTGCGGCCGGGCGAGGCGTGCGCGCTGTCGGGCCCGCAATACCTCGGCCGCCGCTTTGTCCACCACGCGCCGGTCCACACGCTGCAGGCCACTGGCCCAGGCCCCCAGCAGGGCGCGTCCGCACAGCAGGTTGATGCGCCGTGGCACGCCCTGCGCGAGGTGGTGGATGCGCTGCAGGGACGGCCGGTCAAACGGCAGCGCGC contains these protein-coding regions:
- a CDS encoding peptidoglycan-binding domain-containing protein, translated to MSAAPVAAPAPRAAAALLPGKPEEIEPLLEQLPRDINTAWRALASRWKLPAQAGAGDGDPCLAAAAQELLCYRTSQLSLPLLRQLGRPGILTLQADNSAPPVYALLVGLSEQTATLQVGPTLHRVRLVALGRLWRGDFATYWRAPPGYSADLPDGSSGPVIDRLTTQLAQIDGAPAPVAGAVPQQLDPALRARVRAFQRAQGLKPDGQPGPMTFMQLERAIGGQAPSLQTDPL